The following coding sequences are from one Microbacterium sp. SORGH_AS_0969 window:
- a CDS encoding DUF3710 domain-containing protein yields MTDDAQPTSETDDAALEVAISAKSAPADRESSGPFDEAEANPVRPYIDLGGIKILPREGLNLRLEVEEQTKRIVAVGLDYADSTLQVQPFAAPRTSGLWGETREQIRQQVKQQGGRVEEREGPLGPELLAEVPVMGGAEGAGKRLARFVGVDGPRWFLRGVIGGAATSDVEAAAAVEDLYRSIVVVRGGSPMPPRDLIPLRMPATPGTA; encoded by the coding sequence ATGACCGACGACGCTCAGCCCACCTCCGAAACCGACGACGCCGCCCTCGAGGTGGCGATCTCCGCGAAAAGCGCTCCCGCTGATCGCGAAAGCAGCGGGCCGTTCGACGAGGCGGAGGCGAACCCCGTCCGCCCGTACATCGATCTCGGCGGCATCAAGATCCTTCCGCGCGAAGGTCTGAACCTCCGTCTCGAGGTCGAGGAGCAGACGAAGCGGATCGTGGCCGTCGGCCTCGATTACGCCGACTCCACCCTCCAGGTGCAGCCGTTCGCCGCTCCCCGCACGAGCGGGCTGTGGGGCGAGACGCGCGAACAGATCCGTCAGCAGGTCAAGCAGCAGGGCGGTCGCGTCGAGGAGCGCGAGGGCCCTCTGGGTCCCGAACTGCTCGCCGAGGTCCCGGTCATGGGTGGCGCCGAAGGCGCGGGCAAGCGCCTCGCGCGCTTCGTCGGCGTCGACGGTCCGCGGTGGTTCCTGCGCGGCGTCATCGGGGGAGCGGCCACGAGCGACGTCGAAGCCGCGGCGGCCGTCGAAGATCTCTACCGATCGATCGTCGTGGTGCGGGGCGGTTCGCCCATGCCCCCGCGCGACCTGATCCCCCTCCGGATGCCGGCGACCCCCGGCACGGCATGA
- the sepH gene encoding septation protein SepH — protein sequence MEQLKVIGTEDDVLVVATESGERFALALDEVMRVQARRARRDREDDDRGPRPSPREIQAHIRSGLTAREVATLLNARVEDVERFEGPVLAEREHVVAQALAVPVLLGGALEHDSPITFGTAVRAKLGEAGASAERWTSWKESSGWMVKLEFTANGIDHDARWSFDPRRSTLSPQNADAIQLSRQGSLPEGLIPRLRALDSPLPKDESRFDSGSFGPRKIDIEDEPGVEATGPVAAAVQAAAIKRAPDVPVTSSETADLLEALRRRRGQREPLPGTTAPEAPATRPVGAPVALFDAVEPGYSDPAVESAPEPENASSSGPAASGNDAGRRAKGRPSMPSWDEIVFGARSDES from the coding sequence ATGGAGCAGCTCAAAGTCATCGGAACTGAAGATGACGTCCTCGTCGTCGCGACCGAATCGGGTGAACGATTCGCTCTCGCCCTCGACGAGGTGATGCGCGTGCAAGCGCGTCGGGCCCGTCGCGACCGTGAAGACGACGACCGTGGACCCCGCCCCAGCCCGCGTGAGATCCAGGCGCACATCCGCTCCGGCCTCACCGCCCGTGAGGTCGCGACCCTGCTGAACGCCCGCGTCGAGGACGTGGAGCGATTCGAGGGTCCGGTGCTGGCCGAGCGCGAGCACGTCGTGGCTCAGGCATTGGCCGTGCCCGTGCTTCTCGGGGGCGCTCTCGAACACGACTCCCCCATCACCTTCGGCACCGCCGTGCGCGCGAAGCTCGGTGAGGCCGGCGCTTCCGCGGAACGCTGGACCAGCTGGAAGGAATCGTCCGGCTGGATGGTCAAGCTCGAGTTCACGGCGAACGGCATCGACCACGATGCCCGCTGGAGCTTCGACCCCCGCCGCAGCACGCTCTCACCCCAGAACGCCGACGCGATCCAGCTCTCGCGGCAGGGGTCGCTTCCCGAGGGCCTCATCCCGCGGCTGCGCGCCCTGGACAGCCCTCTCCCAAAGGACGAGTCGCGTTTCGACAGCGGTTCGTTCGGCCCGCGGAAGATCGACATCGAGGACGAGCCGGGCGTCGAGGCCACCGGACCCGTGGCGGCAGCCGTGCAGGCAGCCGCGATCAAGCGGGCACCCGACGTGCCCGTCACCTCGTCGGAGACCGCCGACCTTCTCGAGGCCCTTCGCCGTCGGCGCGGCCAGCGGGAGCCGCTGCCCGGAACCACCGCGCCCGAGGCGCCGGCCACGCGTCCGGTGGGGGCACCGGTCGCGCTCTTCGACGCCGTCGAACCGGGCTACAGCGACCCGGCCGTCGAGTCGGCGCCCGAGCCCGAGAACGCCTCCTCGTCCGGCCCCGCGGCATCGGGCAACGATGCGGGTCGCCGAGCCAAGGGCCGCCCGTCGATGCCCTCGTGGGACGAGATCGTGTTCGGGGCGCGCTCGGACGAGAGCTGA
- a CDS encoding DUF3093 domain-containing protein, producing the protein MQKRGCGIRTGVEYRERLSPSLWALVAAAVCGPMAAVVFSPLNTTLALFIGLVVSVAIVVGLLAISPVVEIREGELHAGRAHIPVELLGEPFGVEGDAARTARGSGLDHRAWHVIRGGIDGVVTVPVTDPEDPTPSWVVSTRTPDRLVAAIQRAQLRLRTPRR; encoded by the coding sequence ATGCAGAAGAGGGGGTGCGGCATCCGCACCGGAGTCGAGTACCGAGAGCGCCTCAGCCCGTCGCTGTGGGCGCTGGTCGCCGCCGCGGTCTGCGGCCCCATGGCCGCCGTCGTCTTCTCGCCTCTGAACACGACCCTCGCCCTGTTCATCGGGCTGGTCGTGTCGGTCGCGATCGTGGTCGGCCTCCTGGCGATCTCCCCTGTCGTGGAGATCCGCGAGGGCGAGCTGCACGCCGGCCGCGCGCACATTCCCGTCGAGCTGCTCGGCGAGCCGTTCGGCGTCGAGGGCGATGCCGCTCGCACGGCCCGAGGGAGTGGTCTCGACCATCGGGCGTGGCATGTGATCCGGGGCGGCATCGACGGGGTCGTCACGGTTCCCGTGACCGACCCCGAGGATCCGACTCCTTCGTGGGTGGTGTCCACCCGGACGCCGGATCGCCTCGTCGCGGCGATCCAGCGTGCTCAGCTCAGGCTGCGCACTCCGCGCAGATGA
- a CDS encoding DNA topoisomerase (ATP-hydrolyzing) subunit A: MPDSRSSSPVSERIENVDVSAEMQGSFLEYAYSVIYSRALPDARDGLKPVQRRILYQMAEMGLRPDRGHVKSARVVGEVMGKLHPHGDAPIYDALVRLAQHFSLRVPLVDGHGNFGSLDDGPAAPRYTEARLAAPALALTENLDEDVVDFIPNYDGQFQQPEVLPAAFPNLLVNGATGIAVGMATNMAPHNLIEVVGAATHLLQNPDATVEELMEFVPGPDLPSGGIIVGLDGIKDAYTNGRGTFRTRAKASIESLGPRRTGIVITELPYLVGPERVIEKIKDAVQAKKLTGIADVTDLTDRNNGLRLVIGIKTGFDPKAVLEQLYRLTPLEDSFGINNVALVDGQPQTLGLREMLRVYIDHRIRVVTRRSEYRLARKRERLHLVEGLLIAILDIDEVIQVIRSSDDGEQARTKLQEVFDLSHPQAEYILELRLRRLTKFSRIELEAERDQLNAEIAQLVELLGSETLLRQQVARELDAAAEAYGTPRRTLLLNGGPVQPRSAKAAAAADLQIADAPCRVFLSATGRMVRAELIADAPAGGVVPPARRSKHDAIRSAVDTTTRGDIGAVTSTGRLVRFSPVDLPSVPANSVQLAAGTKVEQYLTLAKGESVVALVPLTDGPTIALGTAQGVVKRVAASELGTKPEIEIIALRDGDRVVGAAPAGDNAELVFVASDAQLLRFDASSVRPQGRSASGMAGIRLSDGARVIAFSVVGAAAFDAVVVTVAGSSAALPGTDAGSAKVSAFTEYPAKGRATGGVRAQRLLRGEDALVLAWVGTDPRAVGTDGSVRTLPESGAKRDASGQPLDAVIGAIGTSVR, translated from the coding sequence ATGCCCGATTCCCGTTCTTCCTCCCCCGTGTCCGAGCGCATCGAGAATGTCGATGTCTCCGCCGAGATGCAGGGGTCGTTCCTCGAGTACGCCTACTCGGTGATCTACTCGCGCGCTCTTCCCGATGCCCGCGACGGTCTGAAGCCGGTGCAGCGTCGCATCCTCTACCAGATGGCCGAGATGGGCCTGCGGCCCGACCGGGGGCACGTCAAGAGCGCCCGTGTCGTCGGCGAGGTGATGGGAAAGCTTCACCCGCACGGCGACGCCCCCATCTACGACGCGCTCGTGCGTCTCGCGCAGCACTTCTCGCTCCGGGTGCCGCTCGTCGACGGCCACGGCAACTTCGGCTCGCTCGACGACGGTCCTGCCGCGCCGCGGTACACGGAGGCGCGACTGGCCGCACCGGCTCTGGCCCTCACTGAGAATCTCGACGAAGACGTCGTGGACTTCATCCCGAACTACGACGGACAGTTCCAGCAGCCCGAGGTGCTCCCGGCCGCTTTCCCGAACCTCCTCGTCAACGGGGCGACCGGCATCGCGGTCGGCATGGCCACGAACATGGCGCCGCACAACCTCATCGAGGTGGTGGGCGCGGCGACGCACCTGCTGCAGAACCCGGATGCCACGGTCGAGGAGCTCATGGAGTTCGTCCCGGGCCCCGACCTCCCCTCGGGCGGCATCATCGTCGGTCTCGACGGCATCAAGGACGCGTACACGAACGGACGCGGCACGTTCCGCACCCGCGCTAAGGCGTCCATCGAGTCGCTCGGTCCCCGCCGGACCGGCATCGTCATCACCGAGCTCCCCTACCTCGTCGGCCCCGAGCGGGTCATCGAGAAGATCAAGGACGCCGTCCAGGCCAAGAAGCTCACGGGCATCGCCGACGTCACCGACCTCACGGACCGCAACAACGGTCTTCGCCTGGTCATCGGCATCAAGACGGGCTTCGACCCCAAGGCCGTCCTCGAGCAGCTCTACCGCCTCACGCCCCTCGAGGACTCGTTCGGCATCAACAACGTCGCCCTCGTCGACGGGCAGCCGCAGACCCTCGGCCTGCGCGAGATGCTGCGGGTCTACATCGACCACCGCATCCGCGTCGTCACGCGCCGCAGCGAGTACCGGCTCGCCCGTAAGCGTGAGCGTCTCCACCTCGTCGAGGGCCTGCTCATCGCGATCCTCGACATCGACGAGGTCATCCAGGTCATCCGTTCCTCCGACGACGGCGAGCAGGCCCGAACCAAGCTGCAAGAGGTCTTCGACCTCTCTCACCCGCAGGCCGAGTACATCCTCGAGCTGCGCCTGCGCCGTCTCACGAAGTTCTCGCGGATCGAACTGGAGGCCGAGCGCGATCAGTTGAACGCCGAGATCGCCCAGTTGGTCGAGCTGCTCGGCAGCGAGACGTTGCTCCGCCAGCAGGTTGCGAGAGAGCTCGACGCGGCCGCCGAGGCGTACGGAACCCCGCGTCGCACGCTGCTCCTGAACGGCGGACCGGTGCAGCCGCGATCGGCGAAAGCCGCGGCCGCCGCCGATCTGCAGATCGCCGACGCGCCGTGCCGGGTCTTCCTGTCGGCCACCGGCCGGATGGTCCGCGCCGAACTCATCGCCGACGCTCCCGCGGGGGGCGTGGTCCCCCCCGCCCGCCGTTCGAAGCACGACGCCATCCGCTCCGCTGTCGACACGACGACTCGGGGCGACATCGGCGCCGTGACCTCCACCGGCCGCCTCGTGCGCTTCTCCCCCGTCGACCTCCCCTCCGTGCCCGCCAACTCGGTGCAGCTGGCGGCCGGCACCAAGGTCGAGCAGTACCTCACGCTGGCGAAGGGCGAGAGCGTCGTCGCGCTCGTGCCCCTCACCGACGGGCCGACCATCGCGCTGGGAACCGCGCAGGGCGTGGTCAAGCGTGTCGCGGCCAGCGAGCTCGGCACGAAACCCGAGATCGAGATCATCGCTCTCCGTGACGGAGACCGCGTCGTGGGCGCCGCTCCGGCGGGCGACAACGCCGAGCTCGTCTTCGTCGCCAGCGACGCGCAGCTCTTGCGCTTCGACGCATCCTCGGTGCGTCCGCAGGGTCGCTCCGCGAGTGGCATGGCGGGGATCCGCCTCTCCGACGGCGCTCGCGTCATCGCGTTCTCGGTCGTCGGAGCCGCGGCTTTCGACGCCGTGGTCGTCACCGTCGCGGGCTCCAGTGCCGCGCTTCCCGGAACCGACGCGGGCAGCGCGAAGGTCTCGGCGTTCACCGAGTACCCCGCCAAGGGGCGCGCGACCGGTGGCGTGCGTGCGCAGCGGCTTCTGCGTGGGGAGGACGCCCTCGTGCTCGCCTGGGTAGGAACCGACCCGCGCGCGGTCGGCACCGACGGCTCTGTGCGCACGCTGCCCGAGAGCGGCGCGAAGCGCGACGCCTCGGGACAGCCGCTCGACGCGGTCATCGGCGCGATCGGGACGTCGGTCCGCTGA
- a CDS encoding DUF3159 domain-containing protein, whose amino-acid sequence MSDDAVRPTREGENVPLEPPAAADSLSAALGNAARRAGLDPSAHASTGSAVWSAMGGWRGILESVLPSLAFVVLFTVTIDPTTRQGNLWLSLGVSVGIALVFTIARLIAKSPPSAAIGGLLATVAAAVLALVTGRGQDNFVFGFFTNGAYGTAFLVSALVGWPLIGLAAGYLTGEGTSWRADRRKRRTYVWLSIAWAALFAARLIVQLPLYFAGDVVALGTLKIVMGLPLFAPMLAVTWLTVRALGPARSVARED is encoded by the coding sequence ATGAGCGACGACGCCGTACGCCCGACGCGCGAGGGCGAGAACGTTCCCCTCGAACCGCCCGCCGCGGCCGACAGCCTGAGCGCCGCGCTCGGCAACGCCGCTCGACGCGCGGGCCTGGATCCGTCTGCTCACGCGTCGACCGGCTCGGCCGTGTGGTCCGCGATGGGCGGGTGGCGCGGCATCCTGGAATCGGTCCTGCCATCGCTGGCGTTCGTCGTGCTCTTCACGGTCACCATCGATCCGACGACGCGCCAGGGGAACCTGTGGCTCAGCCTCGGCGTGTCGGTGGGCATCGCCCTGGTCTTCACAATCGCGCGACTGATCGCGAAGTCGCCGCCGAGCGCCGCCATCGGCGGCCTACTCGCGACCGTGGCGGCGGCCGTCCTCGCGCTCGTCACGGGCCGGGGCCAGGACAACTTCGTGTTCGGGTTCTTCACGAACGGCGCGTACGGCACCGCGTTCCTGGTCTCCGCCCTGGTGGGCTGGCCGCTCATCGGTCTGGCGGCGGGCTACCTGACGGGGGAGGGCACCAGCTGGCGCGCCGACCGTCGCAAACGCCGGACCTACGTGTGGCTGTCGATCGCCTGGGCCGCCCTGTTCGCGGCGCGCCTCATCGTGCAGCTGCCGCTGTACTTCGCCGGCGACGTCGTGGCGCTCGGCACGCTGAAGATCGTGATGGGCCTGCCGCTGTTCGCGCCGATGCTCGCCGTGACCTGGCTCACGGTCCGCGCCCTGGGGCCTGCTCGCTCCGTTGCGCGCGAAGACTGA
- a CDS encoding alkaline phosphatase family protein: MTLSLPADPPRSRSLTGVVEQSIAALEGRSDWFAPAHSAVVFVVDGLGAHNLAARRGHARFLGSTGGRRDVARTVFPSTTAAALTSLLTGTDPGTHGIVGYRVRIPGTDVAPNQLHGWETDGLDPRAWQRSEPLIEREVGGGRPCFVVSRPEYTGTGFTAATLRGAEFVASNDLAERAATAADLAARHPGALVYLYAPELDTAGHRDGTESDRWITALERVDAAAQLLASSADPNTGILITADHGMVDVPARRHVLLGDGDALVDGVTLIGGEPRMLHLYAEPGRENAVAAAWREREHARAWVLTRAEAIAAGLFGTVADEVRERIGDVVVAARGRYAYYDDRENDKRPQSMVGQHGSLTDEERTVPLLRLGAFA, from the coding sequence ATGACTCTCAGCCTACCGGCGGACCCGCCGCGTTCCCGGAGCCTCACCGGTGTGGTGGAGCAGTCGATCGCCGCCCTCGAGGGACGCTCGGACTGGTTCGCCCCCGCGCACAGCGCGGTCGTCTTCGTCGTCGACGGTCTCGGCGCCCACAACCTCGCCGCCCGGCGAGGGCACGCGCGGTTCCTCGGTTCGACGGGGGGTCGCCGCGACGTCGCGCGCACCGTCTTCCCCTCCACGACCGCGGCGGCGTTGACGAGCCTGCTCACCGGCACGGACCCGGGCACGCACGGCATCGTCGGATATCGCGTCCGCATTCCCGGCACCGACGTGGCACCGAACCAACTGCACGGCTGGGAGACCGACGGTCTCGACCCGAGAGCCTGGCAGCGCAGCGAACCGCTCATCGAGCGCGAGGTCGGGGGAGGGAGGCCGTGCTTCGTCGTCTCCCGCCCCGAGTACACCGGGACAGGATTCACCGCGGCCACCCTTCGCGGAGCCGAGTTCGTCGCGTCGAACGATCTCGCCGAGCGTGCCGCGACGGCGGCGGATCTGGCGGCGCGCCACCCCGGTGCGCTGGTCTACCTCTATGCGCCGGAGCTCGACACCGCCGGACACCGCGACGGTACCGAGTCCGATCGCTGGATCACCGCGCTCGAGCGCGTCGACGCCGCGGCGCAGCTGCTCGCTTCCTCCGCCGACCCGAACACCGGCATCCTGATCACCGCCGATCACGGAATGGTCGACGTCCCCGCCCGCCGACACGTCCTTCTCGGCGACGGCGATGCGCTGGTCGACGGGGTCACCCTCATCGGCGGCGAGCCGCGCATGTTGCACCTCTACGCGGAGCCCGGGCGAGAGAATGCCGTGGCCGCGGCGTGGCGAGAGCGCGAGCACGCGCGGGCCTGGGTGCTGACCCGTGCCGAGGCGATCGCGGCAGGGCTATTCGGAACCGTGGCGGATGAGGTCCGCGAGCGGATCGGCGACGTCGTCGTCGCCGCGCGAGGGCGCTACGCCTACTACGACGACCGCGAGAACGACAAACGCCCGCAGAGCATGGTCGGACAGCACGGATCTCTCACCGACGAGGAGCGGACGGTTCCCCTCCTGCGCCTCGGCGCGTTCGCCTGA
- the acnA gene encoding aconitate hydratase AcnA translates to MSTVDSFGAKSTLTVGSTDYEIFRIDTVAGHEKLPFSLKVLLENLLRTEDGANVTKEQIEALGSWVPTADPDTEIQFTPARVVMQDFTGVPCIVDLATMREAVTALGGDPNKINPLSPAEMVIDHSVIADLFGSENALERNVEIEYERNGERYQFLRWGQTAFDDFKVVPPGTGIVHQVNIEHLAKVIYDRTVDGVLRAYPDTCVGTDSHTTMVNGLGVLGWGVGGIEAEAAMLGQPVSMLIPRVVGFKLSGEIPAGVTATDVVLTITDMLRKHGVVGKFVEFYGEGVASVPLANRATIGNMSPEFGSTAAMFPIDDVTLDYLRLTGRDEQTVALVEAYAKEQKLWHDPNRELVFSEYMELDLSTVVPSIAGPKRPQDRILLSEAKSQFEKDILNYADASVSDSIVDLEVDGTFPASDPGSVPGEEEEDVTGSDVLISSGHPVNASNPVKVTTPDGQSYLLDNGAVTLAAITSCTNTSNPSVMIAAGLLAKNAVDKGLKRKPWVKTTLGPGSKVVTDYYEKSGLDKALEGLDFYTVGYGCTICIGNSGPLIEEVSAAINENDLAVTAVLSGNRNFEGRISPDVKMNYLASPPLVVAYALAGSMNFDFETDALGKDQNGNDVFLKDIWPAPDQVQTIIDASISREQFIQQYATVFEGDERWKNLPTPTGPVFEWDADSTYVRKAPYFDGMSMEPSPVTDITGARVMATLGDSVTTDHISPAGNIKAGTPAAQYLTEHGVAQKDFNSYGSRRGNHEVMIRGTFANIRLKNEMVAAVNDGQIIEGGYTRDFTQEGGPQAYIYDASQNYQAQGTPLVIFGGKEYGSGSSRDWAAKGTNLLGVKAVITESFERIHRSNLIGMGVVPLQFPAGESWKSLGLDGTEIVSIEGLEQLNEGVTPKTVKVTAEPSEFSPEGKQTVTFDAVVRIDTPGEADYYRNGGILQYVLRSLV, encoded by the coding sequence GTGTCCACGGTTGACAGCTTCGGTGCCAAGAGCACCCTGACGGTCGGCAGCACCGACTACGAGATCTTCCGCATCGACACGGTCGCCGGTCACGAGAAGCTCCCGTTCAGCCTCAAGGTGCTGCTCGAGAACCTTCTCCGCACCGAGGATGGCGCCAACGTCACCAAGGAGCAGATCGAGGCGCTCGGTTCGTGGGTGCCCACGGCCGACCCCGACACCGAGATCCAGTTCACGCCCGCCCGCGTGGTCATGCAGGACTTCACCGGGGTGCCCTGCATCGTCGACTTGGCCACCATGCGCGAGGCCGTCACCGCCCTCGGCGGCGACCCCAACAAGATCAACCCGCTCTCGCCCGCCGAGATGGTCATCGACCACTCGGTCATCGCCGACCTGTTCGGCAGCGAGAACGCCCTCGAGCGCAACGTCGAGATCGAGTACGAGCGCAACGGCGAGCGGTACCAGTTCCTCCGCTGGGGCCAGACGGCGTTCGACGACTTCAAGGTCGTCCCGCCGGGCACCGGCATCGTGCACCAGGTCAACATCGAGCACCTGGCCAAGGTCATCTACGACCGCACCGTCGACGGCGTGCTCCGCGCGTACCCCGACACCTGCGTCGGCACCGACTCCCACACCACCATGGTCAACGGCCTGGGCGTGCTCGGCTGGGGCGTCGGCGGCATCGAGGCCGAGGCGGCCATGCTCGGTCAGCCCGTGTCGATGCTCATCCCGCGCGTCGTCGGCTTCAAGCTCTCGGGCGAGATCCCCGCCGGTGTCACCGCGACCGACGTCGTCCTCACGATCACCGACATGCTTCGCAAGCACGGCGTCGTCGGCAAGTTCGTCGAGTTCTACGGCGAGGGCGTGGCCTCCGTCCCGCTCGCGAACCGCGCCACCATCGGCAACATGAGCCCCGAGTTCGGCTCGACCGCTGCGATGTTCCCGATCGACGACGTCACGCTCGATTACCTGCGCCTGACCGGTCGCGACGAGCAGACCGTCGCCCTCGTCGAGGCGTACGCCAAGGAGCAGAAGCTCTGGCACGACCCCAACCGTGAGCTGGTCTTCAGCGAGTACATGGAGCTCGACCTCTCGACGGTCGTCCCCTCGATCGCCGGGCCCAAGCGCCCGCAGGACCGCATTCTGCTCTCCGAGGCGAAGTCGCAGTTCGAGAAGGACATCCTGAACTACGCGGATGCCTCGGTCTCGGACTCGATCGTCGACCTCGAGGTCGACGGCACCTTCCCGGCATCCGACCCGGGCTCGGTTCCCGGCGAGGAGGAGGAGGACGTCACGGGCAGTGACGTGCTCATCTCTTCGGGCCACCCGGTGAACGCGTCGAACCCGGTCAAGGTCACCACCCCCGACGGGCAGTCGTACCTGCTCGACAACGGCGCCGTGACCCTCGCGGCGATCACGTCGTGCACCAACACGTCGAACCCGTCGGTCATGATCGCGGCGGGCCTGCTCGCCAAGAATGCCGTCGACAAGGGCCTCAAGCGCAAGCCGTGGGTCAAGACGACGCTCGGCCCGGGCTCGAAGGTCGTCACCGACTACTACGAGAAGTCCGGCCTCGACAAGGCGCTCGAGGGCCTCGACTTCTACACCGTCGGCTACGGCTGCACGATCTGCATCGGCAACTCGGGTCCGCTCATCGAAGAGGTCTCCGCAGCCATCAACGAGAACGACCTCGCCGTGACGGCCGTCCTCTCGGGCAACCGCAACTTCGAGGGTCGCATCAGCCCCGACGTGAAGATGAACTACCTGGCATCCCCGCCGCTGGTGGTCGCCTACGCGCTGGCCGGCTCGATGAACTTCGACTTCGAGACCGATGCCCTGGGCAAGGACCAGAACGGCAACGACGTCTTCCTGAAGGACATCTGGCCCGCTCCCGACCAGGTGCAGACCATCATCGACGCGTCGATCTCGCGCGAGCAGTTCATCCAGCAATACGCCACGGTCTTCGAGGGCGATGAGCGCTGGAAGAACCTGCCCACCCCGACCGGCCCGGTCTTCGAATGGGATGCCGACTCGACCTACGTCCGCAAGGCGCCCTACTTCGACGGCATGTCGATGGAGCCCTCGCCGGTCACCGACATCACCGGCGCGCGCGTCATGGCGACCCTCGGGGACTCGGTCACGACCGACCACATCAGCCCGGCCGGAAACATCAAGGCGGGCACCCCCGCCGCGCAGTACCTCACCGAGCACGGCGTCGCCCAGAAGGACTTCAACTCCTACGGCTCGCGGCGTGGCAACCACGAGGTCATGATCCGCGGCACGTTCGCCAACATCCGCCTGAAGAACGAGATGGTCGCCGCCGTCAACGACGGCCAGATCATCGAGGGTGGCTACACCCGCGACTTCACGCAGGAGGGCGGCCCCCAGGCGTACATCTACGACGCGAGCCAGAACTACCAGGCTCAGGGCACCCCGCTGGTGATCTTCGGCGGCAAGGAGTACGGCTCGGGTTCGTCGCGCGACTGGGCGGCCAAGGGCACCAACCTCCTCGGTGTGAAGGCCGTCATCACCGAGAGCTTCGAGCGCATCCACCGCTCCAACCTCATCGGTATGGGCGTCGTGCCGCTGCAGTTCCCGGCCGGCGAGAGCTGGAAGTCGCTGGGCCTCGACGGCACCGAGATCGTCTCGATCGAGGGCCTCGAGCAGCTCAACGAGGGCGTCACGCCGAAGACCGTCAAGGTCACCGCCGAGCCGAGCGAGTTCTCGCCCGAGGGCAAGCAGACCGTCACCTTCGACGCCGTGGTCCGCATCGACACCCCCGGTGAGGCCGACTACTACCGCAACGGCGGCATCCTGCAGTACGTGCTGCGTTCGCTGGTCTGA
- a CDS encoding DUF4193 domain-containing protein, with protein sequence MATDYDAPRKTEDDSESIEALKERVPDKTSGSIDNEDADNPSGFELPGADLSDIELDVVVLPPQEDEFTCMNCFLVKHRSQIDHESGNGFICAECAA encoded by the coding sequence ATGGCCACCGATTACGACGCACCGCGCAAGACCGAGGACGACAGCGAGTCGATCGAGGCCCTCAAGGAGCGCGTGCCTGACAAGACGTCGGGATCGATCGACAACGAGGATGCCGACAACCCCTCGGGCTTCGAACTGCCCGGGGCCGATCTGTCCGACATCGAACTCGACGTCGTCGTCCTCCCGCCGCAGGAAGACGAGTTCACGTGCATGAACTGCTTCCTCGTCAAGCACCGCTCGCAGATCGATCACGAGAGCGGCAACGGCTTCATCTGCGCGGAGTGCGCAGCCTGA
- the dut gene encoding dUTP diphosphatase, producing MTETVDVLIVASEPPVFAHPGDAGADLTSAEAVRLEPGRRALVSTGVRIALPEGYAAFVVPRSGLAAKHGITIVNSPGTIDAGYRGEIKVALLNTDLDEAYDISVGDRIAQLIVMPVPPVRFVPVDDLPDSVRGEGGFGSSGYQNLQGSTR from the coding sequence GTGACCGAAACGGTGGATGTCCTCATTGTCGCATCCGAGCCTCCGGTCTTCGCCCACCCGGGCGACGCCGGAGCCGACCTGACCTCCGCGGAGGCCGTGCGTCTCGAACCCGGGCGACGCGCACTCGTGTCCACCGGGGTCCGCATCGCGCTGCCCGAGGGTTACGCGGCGTTCGTCGTCCCGCGCAGCGGACTGGCCGCCAAGCACGGCATCACGATCGTCAACTCTCCGGGGACGATCGATGCGGGCTATCGCGGCGAGATCAAGGTCGCCCTCCTCAACACAGACCTCGACGAGGCCTACGACATCTCCGTGGGCGACCGCATCGCCCAGCTCATCGTGATGCCCGTCCCGCCCGTGCGTTTCGTCCCCGTCGACGACCTGCCCGACAGTGTGCGCGGCGAGGGCGGATTCGGATCGAGCGGATACCAGAACCTTCAAGGGAGCACCCGATGA